From one Candidatus Dormiibacterota bacterium genomic stretch:
- a CDS encoding aldehyde dehydrogenase family protein, whose translation MATKFAYAPAPERVRPQLRERYGLFIGGRWTAPESERYMETINPADETRIAEVAYGDAQDVDRAVRAARKGFERWSKLSPADRAKLIYRVARAITERSRELAVLESLDGGKPIRESRDFDIPTSAAHFFYYAGWADKLEWAMRAERTPEPIGVCGQIVPWNFPLLMAAWKVAPALACGNTVVLKPAETTPLTALALAQIVEEAEIPPGVINVVTGDGATGAALVDHDGVDKIAFTGSTEVGKIIQRRIAGKGKRLTLELGGKAANVVFADAPLDQAVEGIVQGIYFNQGHVCCAGSRLLVEENVHDDIVERLTNRIRTLRLGDPLDKNTDIGAINSRVQLEKIRELVHSGIDEGATLVQAECELPPRGFFFPASFFTNVQPSHRVAREEIFGPVLAVMTFRTPDEAIDKANNTPYGLSAGVWTTEGSKNMWVAQHLRAGVVWCNTFNKFDPSSPFGGYKESGFGREGGIHGLREYLKHA comes from the coding sequence TGACGAAACGCGTATCGCCGAGGTCGCCTACGGCGACGCACAGGACGTCGATCGCGCCGTACGCGCCGCCCGCAAAGGTTTCGAGCGCTGGAGCAAGCTCTCGCCGGCAGATCGCGCGAAGCTCATCTACCGCGTCGCGCGCGCGATCACGGAGCGCTCCCGCGAGCTCGCCGTGCTCGAGTCGCTCGACGGCGGAAAGCCGATTCGCGAATCGCGCGACTTCGATATCCCCACGTCGGCGGCGCACTTCTTCTATTATGCCGGCTGGGCTGACAAACTCGAGTGGGCAATGCGCGCAGAGCGCACGCCGGAGCCGATTGGCGTCTGCGGACAGATCGTCCCATGGAACTTCCCGCTCTTAATGGCCGCATGGAAGGTCGCACCGGCACTCGCCTGCGGGAATACCGTCGTTCTCAAGCCCGCCGAGACGACGCCGCTCACCGCCCTCGCGCTCGCCCAGATCGTCGAAGAAGCTGAGATCCCCCCGGGCGTCATCAACGTCGTCACCGGCGACGGTGCGACGGGCGCAGCTCTCGTCGACCATGACGGCGTAGACAAAATCGCCTTCACCGGCTCGACCGAAGTCGGCAAGATCATCCAGCGACGCATCGCAGGCAAAGGGAAGCGCCTGACGCTCGAGCTCGGCGGCAAGGCTGCCAACGTCGTCTTCGCGGACGCGCCGCTCGACCAAGCCGTCGAAGGGATCGTCCAAGGCATCTACTTCAATCAAGGCCACGTGTGCTGCGCGGGATCGCGGCTACTCGTGGAGGAGAATGTCCACGACGACATCGTCGAGCGACTCACCAACCGGATACGCACGTTGCGCCTAGGCGACCCGCTCGACAAGAACACGGATATCGGTGCGATCAACTCGCGCGTGCAGCTCGAGAAGATTCGCGAGCTCGTCCACAGCGGGATCGACGAAGGCGCGACGCTCGTCCAAGCGGAGTGCGAACTGCCGCCGCGCGGCTTCTTCTTTCCCGCGTCCTTCTTCACCAACGTGCAGCCGTCGCACCGCGTCGCTCGCGAAGAGATCTTCGGCCCGGTGCTCGCCGTCATGACCTTCCGCACGCCCGACGAGGCGATCGACAAGGCCAACAATACCCCGTACGGTCTATCGGCGGGCGTTTGGACCACCGAGGGGAGCAAGAACATGTGGGTCGCGCAGCACCTACGCGCAGGCGTCGTCTGGTGCAATACCTTCAACAAGTTCGACCCCAGCTCGCCGTTCGGAGGATACAAGGAGTCGGGGTTCGGTCGCGAGGGCGGCATCCACGGCCTGCGCGAGTACCTCAAGCATGCATAG
- a CDS encoding peptide ABC transporter substrate-binding protein has product MHRMLAALLAAALLAACSRTGGTAGTTGGNLRIALPIDITNINPILAQNAVESFVDGLIFDELVTIDSHGNEVPDLAAVVPTMQNGGISRNGLTITYHLRHNVRWQDGTPFTSRDVKFTWQAIMNPNNNVLSRRGYDQIASMDAPDPYTVVLHMKRIFPPAIDTIFGESDTPYRILPAHLLAQYPNLNQVPFNSSPVGTGPYRFARWERGDRIVLDANPQYFRGAPHIAQLTLLIITDANTAETEMRSRGVDLEIEVPTTNYHSLIQDPGFVGLLANAPSYDAILFNTARAPLDAVNVRRALALAIDDRTLVRDTTYGTAQVGNADLTPFSWGYDAALAPTPYDPTRAASMLDAAGWHLGPSGLRTKNGKRLTLQLAYGQGSTGARAIVEEVQQMLRKVGVDVQLKSYAYANLYAAAENGGILNGGKFDMTLYAWISGADPDNSSQWTCAAIPPNGNNVARYCSSQMDAAQRLALSTFDRAVRKRAYARIESLLLQDAPAAFLFDAPLRYVLVRQLQNFTPNGISEGWNAQEWQL; this is encoded by the coding sequence ATGCATAGAATGCTTGCCGCCCTCTTGGCAGCCGCGTTGCTCGCCGCGTGTTCTCGCACCGGCGGCACGGCCGGAACAACCGGCGGAAATCTTCGCATCGCCCTTCCAATCGATATCACGAACATCAATCCGATCCTCGCGCAGAACGCGGTAGAGAGCTTCGTCGACGGCTTGATTTTCGACGAGCTGGTCACGATCGACAGCCACGGGAACGAGGTGCCGGACCTGGCCGCGGTCGTGCCGACGATGCAGAACGGCGGCATCAGCCGGAACGGCTTGACGATCACCTACCACTTGCGCCACAACGTCCGCTGGCAGGACGGTACGCCGTTCACGAGCCGCGACGTCAAGTTCACTTGGCAGGCGATCATGAACCCCAACAACAACGTGCTCTCGCGCCGCGGATACGACCAAATCGCCTCGATGGACGCGCCCGACCCGTACACGGTCGTGCTGCACATGAAGAGAATCTTTCCGCCCGCCATCGACACGATCTTCGGCGAGAGCGACACGCCGTACCGCATTCTTCCGGCGCATCTGCTGGCGCAGTACCCGAACCTCAATCAGGTGCCGTTCAACTCGAGCCCGGTCGGCACCGGTCCGTACCGCTTCGCACGCTGGGAGCGTGGCGACCGCATCGTCCTCGACGCAAACCCGCAGTACTTCCGCGGCGCACCGCATATCGCGCAGCTAACGCTGCTCATCATCACCGATGCGAATACTGCCGAAACCGAGATGCGCTCGCGCGGCGTCGACCTCGAGATCGAAGTTCCGACGACGAACTACCATAGCCTGATCCAGGATCCCGGCTTCGTCGGCCTGTTGGCCAACGCTCCGTCGTACGACGCGATCCTCTTCAACACGGCGCGCGCACCGCTCGATGCCGTCAACGTGCGCCGCGCCCTGGCGCTCGCGATCGACGACAGGACGCTCGTCCGCGATACGACCTACGGCACTGCGCAAGTCGGCAACGCGGACCTGACACCGTTCTCGTGGGGCTACGACGCCGCGCTCGCTCCGACGCCGTACGACCCGACGCGTGCGGCCTCGATGCTCGACGCGGCCGGTTGGCACCTCGGCCCGAGCGGCCTCCGCACGAAAAACGGCAAGAGGCTGACGCTCCAGCTCGCGTACGGCCAAGGGAGCACGGGCGCGCGTGCCATCGTCGAAGAGGTACAGCAGATGCTGCGTAAAGTCGGGGTCGACGTGCAGCTCAAGAGCTACGCCTACGCCAATCTCTATGCCGCCGCAGAGAACGGCGGGATACTCAACGGCGGCAAGTTCGACATGACTCTCTATGCCTGGATATCGGGAGCCGATCCGGACAACTCCTCCCAGTGGACGTGTGCGGCAATTCCGCCCAACGGGAACAACGTCGCGCGTTACTGCTCCTCGCAAATGGATGCCGCGCAGCGCCTCGCGCTTTCGACGTTCGATCGCGCGGTCCGCAAGCGCGCCTACGCACGGATCGAATCGCTGCTCCTGCAGGATGCGCCCGCTGCGTTCTTGTTCGACGCACCGCTGCGATACGTGCTCGTGAGGCAGCTGCAGAACTTCACCCCCAACGGCATCAGCGAAGGATGGAACGCTCAGGAATGGCAGTTGTAG
- a CDS encoding NADP-dependent isocitrate dehydrogenase encodes MAVVAAKKTPVTVAYGDGIGPEIMDATLRILQHSGALLDIDRIEIGESIYKRGLQSGIEPRAWDSLRRTKVFLKAPITTPQGGGFKSLNVTVRKTLGMYANVRPCASLYPYVATKNPNMDLVIVRENEEDVYGGIEHRQTQDVVQCLKLISRPGSERVVRYAFEYARSHARKKVTCFSKDNIMKMTDGLFHKIFDEIAKEYPEIENEHWIVDIGSAKMVDTPDAFDVLVMENLYGDVLSDVAAQMTGSVGLAGSANIGDHCSMFEAIHGSAPRRAGQNLANPSGLLHGALLMLSHIGQGDIAERIHNAWLRTIEDGIHTYDIYDARVSKQKVGTSEFADAVIARIGLEPEHLRPARYAKRAEMELGVRAAGPRARKEHVGVDVFLDLPGGNPDEIAARIQALSIPRATLTVIANRGTKVWPNGDPDTFWSDHWACRFEREGTAFSTKDVVSIVGALDAAGLDVVKTEGLYAFDGARGFSLAQGE; translated from the coding sequence ATGGCAGTTGTAGCCGCCAAGAAAACCCCGGTTACCGTCGCATACGGCGATGGCATCGGCCCCGAGATCATGGACGCGACGCTACGGATCCTTCAACACTCCGGAGCGTTGCTCGATATCGATCGCATCGAGATCGGGGAGTCGATCTACAAGCGCGGACTGCAGAGCGGCATCGAGCCGCGTGCCTGGGACTCGCTGCGCCGTACGAAGGTGTTTCTCAAAGCGCCGATTACGACGCCGCAAGGCGGCGGTTTCAAGAGCCTCAACGTAACCGTGCGCAAGACGCTAGGAATGTATGCAAACGTCCGGCCGTGCGCGTCGCTCTACCCGTATGTCGCGACGAAGAATCCGAACATGGATCTCGTCATCGTGCGCGAAAACGAGGAGGACGTCTATGGCGGCATCGAGCATCGCCAGACGCAGGACGTCGTGCAGTGCTTGAAGCTCATCTCGCGTCCCGGGAGCGAGCGCGTCGTCCGCTACGCCTTTGAATACGCGCGATCCCACGCGCGCAAAAAAGTGACGTGTTTCTCGAAAGACAACATCATGAAGATGACCGACGGTCTCTTCCACAAAATCTTCGACGAGATCGCCAAAGAGTATCCCGAGATCGAGAACGAGCACTGGATCGTCGACATCGGCTCGGCGAAGATGGTCGATACCCCCGACGCCTTCGACGTACTCGTCATGGAGAATCTCTACGGCGACGTGCTCTCCGACGTCGCCGCCCAGATGACCGGCTCGGTCGGCCTCGCCGGCTCCGCGAACATTGGGGACCATTGCTCGATGTTCGAGGCGATTCATGGTTCCGCGCCGCGACGTGCAGGCCAGAACCTGGCGAATCCGTCAGGACTCTTGCACGGCGCGCTTCTGATGCTCTCGCACATCGGTCAAGGCGACATCGCCGAGCGCATTCACAATGCATGGCTGCGAACGATCGAGGACGGCATACATACCTACGACATCTACGATGCGCGCGTCTCGAAGCAGAAGGTCGGCACCAGCGAGTTTGCCGATGCAGTGATCGCGCGCATCGGCCTTGAGCCCGAGCATCTGCGCCCCGCGCGCTACGCAAAGCGCGCCGAGATGGAGCTCGGCGTACGCGCAGCCGGCCCACGTGCTCGCAAAGAACACGTCGGAGTCGACGTCTTCCTCGATCTCCCCGGCGGCAATCCGGACGAGATTGCCGCGCGCATTCAGGCGCTCTCGATTCCGAGAGCCACGCTTACGGTGATTGCCAATCGCGGGACGAAGGTCTGGCCGAACGGCGATCCCGACACGTTCTGGAGCGATCACTGGGCGTGCCGCTTCGAGCGCGAGGGCACCGCCTTCTCCACGAAGGACGTCGTGAGCATCGTCGGAGCGCTCGATGCAGCGGGGCTCGACGTCGTGAAGACCGAGGGGCTCTACGCCTTCGACGGCGCGCGCGGCTTCTCGCTCGCACAGGGTGAGTAG
- the lepB gene encoding signal peptidase I gives MELGIALWLAYVCAVRSAAIQLELERTNLRLGVGIVLLAAIESAHALPVIGAGSARVLLGASFFFLYASWTSLPAVHRVYANVAAALSVPHGDAYTIVTVRSDGMEPAIAVGSLAVVDFSAYRHRMPRIGDIVAVAVAPNRVYLKRLVAKPGDRFEVDGLGVLRNGRRPRGWRNRAFPDYTLDVAQDTIEVNGVPLDRSIADVPLPTAWNDPARLPENCYFVLGDNVNDSEDSHVFGCVPRRAIVGQAVRVL, from the coding sequence GTGGAGCTTGGTATTGCGCTCTGGCTGGCGTACGTCTGCGCCGTGCGTTCCGCCGCAATCCAGCTCGAGCTGGAACGTACGAACCTGCGCCTTGGTGTCGGCATCGTGCTCCTGGCGGCGATCGAATCCGCGCACGCGCTCCCGGTCATCGGCGCGGGCAGCGCGCGAGTGCTGCTCGGCGCGTCGTTCTTTTTCTTGTACGCGAGCTGGACGAGCCTGCCGGCGGTTCACCGGGTCTATGCGAACGTCGCCGCGGCGCTCAGCGTCCCGCACGGGGACGCATATACCATCGTAACGGTGCGTTCCGATGGTATGGAGCCCGCGATTGCGGTAGGGTCCCTTGCGGTGGTGGACTTCTCCGCATACCGGCACCGCATGCCCCGCATCGGCGACATCGTTGCCGTCGCGGTAGCCCCGAACCGCGTGTATCTGAAACGCCTCGTCGCAAAGCCCGGCGATCGCTTCGAGGTCGATGGCCTCGGCGTTCTCAGGAACGGGCGCAGACCCCGGGGCTGGAGAAACCGCGCCTTCCCCGACTATACGCTCGATGTCGCACAAGACACGATTGAAGTGAACGGCGTTCCCCTCGATCGCAGCATCGCCGACGTGCCCCTGCCGACGGCATGGAACGATCCTGCACGCCTACCGGAGAACTGCTACTTCGTCCTCGGCGACAACGTCAACGATTCCGAGGACTCCCATGTCTTCGGCTGCGTGCCGCGCCGCGCCATCGTCGGACAAGCAGTGCGCGTTCTCTGA
- a CDS encoding ferritin-like domain-containing protein, with protein MAKTQPFLSDVKELRRRARENIERGAVTESYRGDPKVACEILNAALATEIVCVLRYKRHFFMAKGLNKDAVAQEFLEHANDEQDHADRIAQRITQLGGAPDLNPEGLAMRSHSEYKEGDTLVDMIREDLIAERVAIESYTEIIRYFADNDPTSRRLLESILEKEEEHANDMQDLIDRLEPELTTQSDGLHKGR; from the coding sequence GTGGCAAAGACGCAACCATTTCTGAGCGACGTGAAGGAACTACGCCGGCGCGCTCGCGAGAACATCGAGCGGGGAGCCGTCACCGAAAGCTATCGAGGCGACCCGAAGGTCGCCTGCGAGATCCTCAATGCAGCCCTGGCGACGGAGATCGTGTGCGTCCTGCGCTACAAGCGTCATTTTTTCATGGCGAAGGGCCTGAACAAGGACGCGGTGGCGCAAGAGTTCTTAGAGCACGCGAACGACGAGCAAGATCATGCCGATCGCATCGCGCAGCGCATCACGCAGCTGGGCGGCGCGCCCGACCTCAATCCGGAGGGCCTCGCAATGCGCAGCCACTCGGAATACAAGGAAGGTGACACGCTCGTCGACATGATCCGCGAAGATCTCATTGCAGAGCGCGTAGCGATCGAGTCCTATACGGAGATTATCCGGTATTTTGCCGACAACGATCCGACATCGCGACGGCTCCTCGAATCGATCCTCGAAAAAGAAGAAGAGCACGCCAACGACATGCAGGACCTCATCGACCGGCTCGAGCCCGAGCTGACCACGCAGAGCGACGGCCTTCACAAGGGACGCTAG
- a CDS encoding aldehyde dehydrogenase family protein, which yields MYKLFINGSFVRSESGRSDLLSEGKSFAANIARASRKDARDAVVAARAGQRAWWGTAPGTRGLVLYRLAEMMEARRTELTERVREGTPCEPAAASLEVTAAIDRTIWYAGWCDKFAALLSTRNPVGGPHFNFSTPEPTGVVAVLAPDAPVLLGLLSVILPPLAAGNALVVVASEHDPRTAVVFAESVATSDLPAGVLNLLTGSRAEVGPVLAKHMDVNAIAYDGSESVLAAQLEADAAENVKRTRPRPARARDEWFSDEAQSLDDIEAFSEIKTIWHPAGV from the coding sequence ATGTACAAGCTCTTCATCAACGGTTCGTTCGTCCGCTCTGAATCGGGACGCAGCGATCTGCTGAGCGAGGGCAAGTCGTTCGCCGCAAACATCGCCCGCGCGTCTCGAAAAGATGCGCGCGACGCGGTCGTCGCCGCGCGTGCCGGGCAGCGCGCGTGGTGGGGAACGGCGCCGGGGACACGCGGCCTGGTCCTCTACCGTCTCGCCGAGATGATGGAGGCGCGCCGAACCGAGCTGACGGAACGGGTTCGCGAAGGTACGCCGTGCGAACCGGCCGCGGCGTCGCTCGAGGTAACCGCCGCGATCGATCGCACGATCTGGTACGCGGGCTGGTGCGATAAATTCGCGGCGCTGCTTTCGACGCGTAACCCCGTGGGCGGACCGCACTTCAACTTTTCGACGCCGGAGCCGACCGGCGTCGTTGCGGTGCTCGCGCCGGACGCGCCCGTCCTGCTCGGACTCTTGTCGGTGATCTTGCCGCCGCTCGCAGCCGGAAATGCGCTCGTCGTCGTCGCCTCCGAGCACGATCCCCGTACGGCTGTCGTCTTCGCAGAGTCGGTCGCAACGAGCGACCTTCCCGCCGGCGTCCTCAACCTTCTCACCGGTTCGCGCGCCGAGGTGGGGCCGGTGCTCGCCAAGCACATGGACGTCAACGCAATAGCGTACGACGGTTCCGAGAGCGTGCTCGCCGCGCAGCTGGAGGCCGATGCCGCAGAGAACGTCAAGCGTACGCGCCCGCGGCCTGCGCGAGCGCGCGACGAATGGTTTTCGGACGAGGCACAGAGTCTCGACGATATCGAGGCCTTCTCCGAGATCAAGACCATCTGGCATCCGGCCGGCGTGTAG
- a CDS encoding EAL domain-containing protein gives MHRRFANALVNNEFVLFYQPVLDLQTGEIIGCEALCRWPQPDNTFTPPDTFIPQAEASGFIVQLGEWVLRTATQQVYAWQKRFDIPILLEVNLSARQFVHYNLVRSIEGTLANVQYRPECLEFEITETVAMTNADDSIGIMRQLKNLGISLALDDFGTGYSSLSHLKRFPLDKLKIDKTFVRDIPNDGNDLAIVSAIIAMAHALGLKVQAEGVETEAQAEFLRECECELAQGFLFGRPLPPGEFEELFERYHKGGLVFKS, from the coding sequence ATGCATCGCCGGTTCGCAAACGCGCTGGTGAACAACGAGTTCGTGCTTTTCTACCAACCGGTGCTCGATCTGCAGACCGGGGAGATCATCGGCTGCGAGGCCCTGTGCCGATGGCCGCAGCCGGACAACACCTTCACGCCCCCGGACACGTTTATACCGCAGGCCGAAGCCTCCGGGTTTATCGTCCAGCTCGGCGAATGGGTGCTTCGCACGGCAACGCAGCAGGTCTACGCGTGGCAGAAGAGATTCGACATACCGATCCTGCTCGAAGTGAATCTCTCGGCACGCCAGTTCGTGCACTACAACCTCGTGCGCTCCATCGAGGGCACGCTGGCGAACGTTCAATACCGGCCGGAGTGCCTCGAGTTCGAGATCACCGAAACCGTCGCAATGACGAACGCCGACGACTCCATCGGGATCATGCGTCAGCTAAAGAACTTGGGAATCAGCCTCGCGCTCGACGATTTCGGTACGGGCTATTCATCGCTCTCGCATCTCAAGCGCTTTCCTCTCGATAAACTCAAGATCGACAAGACCTTCGTACGCGACATTCCCAACGACGGCAACGATCTCGCGATCGTATCCGCGATCATCGCCATGGCGCATGCCTTGGGACTCAAAGTGCAAGCCGAAGGCGTCGAAACGGAAGCCCAGGCGGAGTTTTTGCGGGAATGTGAGTGCGAGCTCGCGCAGGGTTTTCTCTTCGGCCGGCCGCTGCCGCCGGGCGAGTTCGAGGAACTCTTTGAACGCTACCACAAAGGCGGGCTTGTATTTAAAAGCTAG
- a CDS encoding YqeG family HAD IIIA-type phosphatase — protein sequence MERTEDTEDSRCKSRPMLGPDRFAPRLCEVPLAELEAAGIRGLILDLDNTLVSWGGSEIAQEHLAWVRSAQERGLRLVMLSNNFSDRVTQIARQMGIPFVANACKPSPVGFVRALRTLQLPRRHVAVVGDQLFTDVLGGKLCGLYTILTEPLEANDHPITNVFRFFERLMLPQRR from the coding sequence GTGGAGAGAACCGAGGATACCGAGGATAGCCGGTGCAAGAGCCGCCCGATGCTCGGCCCGGATCGCTTTGCCCCGCGCCTTTGTGAGGTGCCGCTCGCGGAGCTGGAGGCAGCCGGGATTCGAGGACTGATTCTGGACCTCGACAACACGCTCGTTTCCTGGGGTGGCAGCGAGATCGCGCAAGAGCATCTCGCGTGGGTACGAAGCGCGCAGGAGCGTGGCTTGCGGCTCGTGATGCTTTCGAACAACTTCTCCGATCGCGTCACGCAGATCGCTCGGCAGATGGGTATTCCATTTGTTGCCAATGCGTGTAAGCCGTCCCCAGTCGGGTTCGTGCGAGCCCTGCGTACGCTGCAGCTTCCCCGACGTCACGTCGCCGTAGTCGGCGACCAGCTCTTCACCGACGTCCTTGGCGGTAAGCTTTGCGGGCTCTACACGATTTTGACGGAGCCGCTCGAAGCGAACGACCACCCGATCACCAACGTGTTCCGGTTCTTCGAGCGTTTGATGCTGCCGCAGCGGCGATGA